The genome window CAGCGATTATTTTTATTATGGTTTCTGCGTCGAAAATAACGAGCGCATCGAGGAAAGTGAGAACCTGCCCTTTTCGATGAATACCGGCCTCGGTCCGGAAGTGATCCGCAAGAGTCGCCCGATCCTTACACAGGATTATGTCCGTGAATGTCAGGTGCGCAGTCATACCCCCTCGCTGGAGAATGTCTATGCATGGATGGGCGTGCCGCTTAATGCCGGTGCCGAATCCATTGGGGCGTTGAGTGTGGGCAGCCGTGATGGGGCCACCGTCTATACGCGCGGACAACTTGAATTGTTACAGGCCATTGCAGACCAGACGGCGGGCGCAATTGTAAAAGCGCGCCTGCTCGAAGAGACGCAACAGCGCGCCCACCAGCTTTCCACGTTGAACGAGATCACGCGTCAATTGACATCCACGCTGGAATTGGGACCTCTCCTGCAGAATATCCTTGAAAATGCGGTTGGAATTTTGCGATGTGAAGCGGGGAGTTTGTTCTTGGTGGATGAGCAGACCGGCGAACTTGTCTTCCGGGTGACTGTGGGACCGGTTGCATCGAACCTGGTCGGCCAACGCCTGCCGCCGGGTACCGGCATCGTCGGACGTGCCGTGGAGACCCGCAGCCCGATGATCGAAAATGAAGATCAGCTTTCCGCAAACAGGTTTACAGGCGTTGACCAGCAGACCGGCTTTGTCAGCCGCTCGTTGATGGCGGTGCCTCTGCAGGTCAAAGACCGTGTGATTGGGGTGATCGAAGTCATCAATCGCCGTGATGGACTCCCATTCCTTCAGGATGACCAGACCCTGCTTACCGCATTTGCAGGGCAGGCCGCAGTCGCCATTGAAAATGCCCGACTTTATACATTGACAGACCAGGAACTTGCGGCGCGCGTGGAGGAACTCTCCGTCATGCAGCGTATTGACCGCGAATTGAACGCCAGCCTTGAAATGGACCGTGCGATGCGCATTACCCTGGACTGGGCTTTGAGACAGTCCGCTGCGGAAGCGGGCTTGATCGGCATGCTGGAAGATGAAACAAAACTCCGTGTCATGTCTCATCAGGGCTTTGATGAGCAGATGGAGCAACTAACAGATGACACGCTGACGGTGGAATTGCCCGCCATGTCCCTCGCCTTGGAGACGGGTCAGCCTCAGCAGGTGGCAGTTGGCGCTTCACAAGACAAACTGCTCGCTGCCTCGCACACGCAAATGGTAATCCCCATCCGCCGTGAGACGGCTGTGATTGGGTTGCTTTATTTGGAAAGCGCGAGTGACTCGCAGGTGGATATCGACTTCCTGACCCGTTTGACGGACCATGCCGCCATCGCCATTTCCAACGCGCAACTGTACGGTGAAGTCCAGCGCGCGAACCTCGCCAAGAGCGACTTCGTGTCATTTGTGGCGCATGAATTAAAGAACCCAATGACATCCATCAAAGGCTATACGGAATTGCTGGCGGGCGGCGCGGTTGGCGAGATCAACGAGATGCAGAACAATTTCCTGAATACGATTAAATCGAATGTCGAGCGCATGTCCACGCTCGTTTCGGACCTGAACGACAATTCCAAGATTGAAGCGGGTCGCTTGCGCCTGGAATATAAAGCCACCAGTGCTGCAGACCTTGTGGATGAAGTTGTCCGCACGTTGAAACGCCAGATCGAGGAGAAGGGCCAAAGACTGGAGATCATCATCCCCCCGAGCCTCCCTCCCATGTGGGCGGATGGTACCCGTGTCGGTCAGGTGTTGACCAACTTGTTGAGCAATGCATACAAGTACACACCTGAGAGCGGCACTCTTCAAGTGGGCGTGGAGGAGGCTGATAATCATTGGGATCCCGACGGCGCGCCTCGGGTAATTCACCTGTGGGTGAAGGATAGCGGTATCGGCATGAGCGCCGAGGATCAGCAAAAGATCTTCCAGAAATTCTTCCGCTCTGAAGACCCCAAAGCTCGTGAAGCACCAGGCACCGGTCTGGGGTTGAATATCACCAAGAGTCTGGTCGAAATGCAGGGGGGGCGGATATGGTTCGAGAGTGAATACCGTCAGGGCACAACGTTCCATTTTACGATCCCGGTTGCAGAAGAGTAGTGAGGCGATATGACATTGGTGGCATCCGTAGGATCGGCACAAGCGCTTGATGGACGTGAAGCAGGTTTGCGGGCTGCGCACAAGGCGTTGAACCGTTTTGGTGCAGGCGTACCTGGGTTTGCCATTGTGATTGCCTCCCATCAATACCAGCCGCGCGAAGTATTGAGCGGCGCCGGCAGTTTGCTCGGGGATTCGCCGATGATCGGATTTAGTTCGCCGGCCGGGCTTACCCAGGACGGTCACCATCCTCATGCTGTGGTGGTGGCTTTGCTTGGCGGGGATTTTCAAGCGGATACCCTCTGGCTGCCGGGCTATGCACAGTCCGGACGTGAAACAGCTTCCGAGGTGGAGAAGCATGCGTCGGCGCGGGTCGAGCGTCAGTCCATGCTTTTCTTCGCAGATGGATTTAATGGGGATGCCGAGCAGTTTTGCGGCGGGCTTTCATCATCCAGCATGAATATTATTGGCGGACTTTCCAGCGGCGATCTGCACACGGGCAACAGCTATCAGATGGCAGGGAGTAAAACCGGCTCTGGCGGTCTGGCTGCTGCATTTTTACGCGGCAACCTGAAAATTGGCGTGGGCACGGCTCATGGCTGGGACCCTGTGGGGAGTCAATTCCGAGTGACACGGTCCCGTGGATTCTGGCTGCGCACATTGGATGGACGCCCTGCTTCGGAAACATACGCCGGGCTTTTTGGGTATCCACCGCGTGATTGGGCATTTCCGCCATTGAATTATCTGGCACGGTTATATCCGCTTGGCATTGAGCATGGGGATGACCTGGTCGTGCGCGCACCGATCCGTGTGGAGGCCGACGGCAGTTTTCGCATGAACGCAACCATCCGCGATGGGATCGATGCCTTTTTGCTGGTGGGCAGCCGCGCCGCCTGTGACCGCGCCGCCAGGCAGGCCGCCCAGCAAGCCTTGTTACAACTTGGCGATGTGAAACCTGCTTTTGCACTTGTACTGGTGGATGTTGCCTGGCAGATGCTTTTACGAGCCCAGCCCGGTGCGGAAATTGCCGCTGTGCAGGAAATTTTAGGTGATAAGCTCCCAATCGCCGGCGGCTATACATTGGGCCAGGTTACTTCCACCGAATTAAAACCCCCAAGATTCCTCAACCAGCATATTGTGGTTATTGTGTTTGGCGAGGGGTCAGGAAAAGAGTAGATAGCCTCCCTGAATAAAGAGGAAGCCCAGCTTGATGAAGCTGGGCTTTTTTGCTAAAACAAAATGTGCAATCGATTGCCCATTGCCCTCGCGAAGAGGGATTTTTTATTCTAAGGTAAGAAACTGCCAGCCGTGCTACTCTATACGTTGTACTATTGCAAGAAGTTGCAATAAGGGAAAAATATGCCCTGTGCCACTGAATATGCCCCCGCACTCCGCTCCCGCGGCTACCGCATGACGCCCCAGCGCATGGCGATTTTGCACGTGCTTTACTTTTCCGGAGCGCATCTCTCCCCGGCTGATGTATACGAACAGGCGCGGGTGGAGTTACCCGGTCTGACCGAGACCACGGTGTATCGCACGCTGGAATTCCTTGTAAAGAATGGCTTGGTGCGCGCGGCTCACATGGGCAGCGGACATCTGGTCTATGAGATTGCGCGGCATGAGCATCATCACTTGAAATGCCGAAACTGCGGAAGTGAAATGGAAGTTGAACACGCCCTGTTGGAAAAACTTTATCGTCAACTCGAGTCTGAAACTGGCTACCGCCTGACGGACAGCCACATCACATTTTTCGGTCTTTGTCCCAATTGTCAAAAAGGAGAATAGAAATGTTGTACGCACCAGCCCCGCTTCACATTCCAGATGGATTTCTCAATCTTGTCGTATCCCTTGTTTGCTGGGTGATCACCATCATCATCCTTGGTTTTGCGGTTTCCAAAACGAACAAAGCGCTCGGTGAAAAACAGATTCCCCTGATGGGCGTCATGGCGGCCTTCATCTTTGCCGCGCAAATGATCAACTTCCCCGTCGCAGGCGGCACCTCCGGCCACTTATTGGGCGGTGCGCTTGCCGCGGTTGTACTTGGTCCCTGGGCGGCGATGCTCGTGATGACCGCCGTGGTCGCCGTGCAAGCCCTTCTTTTTCAGGACGGCGGTCTGCTTGTGATGGGCGCGAACATCCTCAATATGGGACTTGCCACCGCCGCGATCGGTTATGGGTTGTATCGCGCAGTATCCAATCGATCCAAAGCCGTCAAGCTTTCAGTGGCAGGCGTGGCTGCGTGGCTGTCCGTGATGGCAGGCGCGTTATTGACCTCCCTGCAATTGTGGTTGAGCGGGACATCTCAATTAACGATTGTCATTCCAGCCATGCTTGGGGTCCATGCCCTAATCGGGCTGGGGGAGGCGCTCATCACGGTTGCGGCCTTGTCCTTTATTTTGCAAACCCGCCCCGACCTGCTTGGCGAAGGCTCCGAATCTGCAAAAGGCGGACGCGGCTGGATCCTGTCCGGCGGTTTGATCGCGGTTGCTGTTGTGTTGATCTCACCCCTCGCCTCCAGCGATCCTGACGGCCTGGAGCGTGTCGCAATCAACATGGGTTTCATTGACGCAGGTCTGGATGCGCCCTATCGGATCATTCCAGATTACACACTTCCGTTTCTCGGCGAAACCGCGCTTTCCACCATCATGGCGGGTGTGATCGGCGTGATGGTGGTTGGTGCAGTGATTGTATTGATCGGCCGTGGAATGAAGGCGAAATCGTAGATCGTGGTCTCGATACGGCGGCGCTGGTCAAGTAGCCCAAAGGGCGTATCGAGACCCGCCACTACTCGACCACCGTAAAATATCGAAAATTATGCATTTCGACGCATTCGACCGTTACCACGAAAAAGACAGTTTCCTCCACCGCCTTGACCCGCGCGTGAAAGTCGTAGTGACGGTGGTCTTTATCGTTTCCAATGCCCTGCTCCCGGATGGCGCGTGGCTGGCGTTTATTTCCGCGTGGCTGTTCCTGCTTGCCTGCAACTTGCTCTCGAAACTGGGATTTGGTTACACTCTCAAACGTTCCATCATCGCCCTGCCGTTCGCGTTGATCGCCATTACGGTGTTGTTTTCAATCCCCGGTGAGCCGCTCACCAAGTTCCAATTCCTATTTTGGGAACTCACCATCACGGATAACGGACTCCTGCGCTTCGTGAGCATCCTCATCCGCTCGTGGCTTTCGGTGCAGATGGCGATCCTGCTCGTGGCGGTGACGCGCTTTCCCGATCTCGTCCACGCGCTGGAGCATTTGCGCGTGCCAGCCGTCCTGACCACGATCATCGCCTTTCTCTACCGCTATCTCTTCGTGCTGGTGGACGAGGTCTTCCGTCTGATTCGGGCGAGGGAAAGCCGTTCGGGAGCCGCACCAGGTTCGAGGTCCGGGGGAGGCGTGTTGTGGCGGGCGAAGGTCGCGGGGAACATGGCGGGTCAATTATTCCTGCGCAGTTATGAGCGCAGTGATCGCATCTACAATGCGATGGTCGCGCGCGGATATGCCGGTCATCTTTATACGTTGAATCCGCATGAGATGAAGTCGTCCGATTATTACGCGACGGCGTTTGCGATTGCCGTTATTTTTATCCTGCAAGTGGTTGGAAGGTTCTGATGCCCGTTACGCATATCAAAAGACAGTTTGCGCCGCCGGAATGTGACGGCGATGTTTTATCGGTGAACGACCTGCATTTTTCCTATCCCGACGGACACGCCGCCCTGCACGGTGTTTCGATGAAGTTGTGCGAGGGCGACAAGGTGGCGCTGGTGGGACCGAATGGCGCGGGCAAGTCCACGCTGATGCTGCACCTGAATGGGATTTTGCACGGGCGCGGCGACGTGGAGATCGCGGGCATGCGCCTCACACGCGACAACCTGCCTGCTGTCCGCGCCATGGTCGGACTCGTGTTCCAGAACCCGGACGACCAACTCTTCTCGCCGACCGTGTTCGAGGACGTGGCGTTTGGTCCGTTGCACATGGGCTTGCCCGAGGACGAGGTCCGCGCGCGGGTGGATGCCGCGCTCGAAGCCGTGCGGATGTCTGGCTATCGGGAGCGCCTGTCGCATCACCTGAGCGTGGGCGAGAAGAAACGCATCGCGATTGCGACGGTGCTTTCGATGCAGCCGAGTTTATTGGTGTTGGACGAACCGTCGGCGGGACTCGACCCCCGCGCGCGGCGGACGTTGATCAACCTGTTGCGCGACCTGCCGATCACGATGCTCGTCTCGACACATGACATGAAACTGGTGCAGGAGTTATTTCCGCGCACGATCGTGATGGACGAAGGCAGGGTGGTGGCGGATGGGTTGACTCAGGATATACTGGAGGATGAGGCGCTGTTGACGGCGCATGGGCTGGAGAAGCCGTGAACTGAATAAAACGCGTTTTTATTCGCCTTATCTTAACAGGTCGTCGAATCAAAAAAGCGCCTCTAATCTCTCAGAAGCGCTTTTTGATTCTTACGCATTACGAATTACGGACTACACACCAGCGGCTTTCTTCAACGCATCCGCCTTGTCCGTCTTCTCCCAGGGAAGTTCGATATCGTCGCGCCCGAAGTGACCATACGCGGCGGTCTTGCGATAGATCGGGCGGCGCAGGTCAAGGTCGCGCAGGATCGCGCCGGGGCGCAGGTCGAAGTGCTCGTTGATCAGCGCGGCGATCTTGTCATCGGCGATCTTGGCGGTGCCGAAGGTCTCCACGTTGACCGAGAGCGGGTGCGCCACGCCGATGGCGTAGGCAACCTGCACTTCCACGCGCTCTGCCAGACCGGCGGCGACCACGTTCTTTGCCACATAGCGCGCCGCATACGCAGCGGAGCGGTCCACTTTTGTGGGGTCTTTCCCGGAGAAGGCGCCGCCGCCGTGACGACCCATGCCGCCGTAGGTATCCACGATGATCTTGCGTCCGGTCAAACCTGCGTCGCCCATCGGACCACCGACCACGAAACGTCCCGTCGGGTTGACGTAGACCTTCAGGTTGCCGTCCACCAGTTCCCTGGGCAGAATGGGATCGATGATGTGCTCGATCACAGCCTTGCGAATGTCCTCCTGTGAGATATCCGCGGCATGTTGGGTCGAGATCAGGACGGTGTCGATGCGCTTGGGCTTGCCGAAAGCATATTCCACTGTCACCTGACTCTTCGCATCGGGACGCAGCCAGGGCAGGGTTCCGTTTTTACGGACTTCACTCTGGCGAAGGATGAGTTTGTGGGCGAGGTAGATGGGCAGGGGCATCAGGGCGGGCGTTTCATTGCAGGCGAACCCGAACATCATGCCCTGGTCGCCGGCGCCGATGGCTTCCACTTCGGCTTCGGTCATCGAGCCGTCCTTGGCTTCGAGCGCCTTGTCCACGCCCATGGCAATGTCGCCGGACTGCTTGGCGATGGCAACCAGCACGCCGCAGGAATTTCCGTCGAAGCCTTTCGCGCTGTCATCGTAGCCGATCTCGTTGATCACCTTACGGACAAGGTCGTCATAGTTGAAAACGGCGTTGGTGGTGATCTCTCCCAACAGCATGACGTAGCCGGTCTTGACCGCCGTCTCGCACGCGACGCGCGAGCGCGGATCCTGCTCCAGGCACGCATCGAGGACCGCATCCGAGATCTGGTCGCACATCTTGTCGGGGTGCCCCTCTGAAACGGACTCTGATGTGAACATCAGGCTGGGGGAGGTCATGAAGGTATTGCTCATTGGATTGTTTCTCCTTAAGAAAATAAATTGCCCTTCACGCGTGCAGAAAGGGCAATTTGAGCATGTCTGTGTTACCCTCTCATCTCCCAGAATATCCTGTCGGAATTGGCACCGTATTCATTTTACTGACCGGTTGTCGAGGCATCGCAGGGCCGTTCCCTCCGCCTCTCTGGATAAGAGCGCCGTATTGGGGCTATTGATTTGTGGCGCGAGTTTACCATAGCTAAAATACTACGTCAAATAAAAAAAGCCGCCAGAAAATTCTGACGGCTTTGGAATGGATACCCGGGGCTTAGTCCGAGGCGCAGCGGAACCCGATCTTTGGCGAAAATTCACCAAGGTAATCGGCAGAGTAGATATCTGAAGCATCAAGATTCGAGCCTCGCACCGAAGCGCGGTTTGCAAGGCGGATGTCCTTGAACGCGTCCTGATATGTACCGCCGCGGACAACACGATTGAAATATTTACTGCGTTCACCCGGTCCCGGCGGATTCATGGTCACGCCTTTGCTATAGTACTCACTGTCGTAATAATCATTGACCCATTCCGCTACATTACCGGCAAGATCCAGTATTCCATACGGACTGGCACCAGCGGGGAAACTACCTACACGGGTGGTGTCTCCAACATAATAGTTGAAATTGCCGTGCGAAGAATCCGGACGCTCGTCACCCCATGGATAGGTACGGAAATCGTCACCGCGTGCCGCGCGTTCCCATTCCGCTTCGGTCGGGAGGCGGCGTCCGGCCCAGGTGCAGTAGGTACGTGCCTGCGCCCAGGTGACATATACAACAGGGAAGTCATTAAATTCCGTATTGTTAAAGTAGGAATTGCGTGTTCCAGATTTGAAGTTTTGGGGTGGTTCACAAGCTCCCGCCTGAACGCACAGTGTATACATACCGTTGGTCACTTCCAGTTTATCCATCCAGTATCCCTTCAAGGTCACATTGTGAACTGGGACCTCGTCCTTCTGCTCTCCAGGATCCATCGCCCCCATACGGAAGGTTCCATCAGGAATATAAATTTGAGGCATGCCGTCCACGGATGAAACACGTTCAGCCCCAGCCTGACCCTCGCTTGCTTCTGCGGTTGGATTCATGGCTGGCGGGGTGTTGGTCGGGAAAGCGGTGGAAACGGGGATTGCTGTCGGTACAGACTGTCCGCCTCCAAGTTGGCAGGCAGAGACAAACAAAGCCAGAGCTACCAGGGTTGGGAATATTTTATTCATCAGTTCTCCTTTTTGAGATATATCCCCAGTATACAAAGTGGTGACTTTTTTCCTAATCCCCCAAAAGTAATATATTGGTAATAAAATATGACTTTTTATGACTTTTATGTGTATAATTGACTTACAGCCTTGTTAGTCTCGATTTTTTTGGGAATTATCTCAAGGACCCGAAAGATTTTATGACCAAACTTAACCTATCACCTCTCTCTTCAAATTCCCCCCGTGTTTTCATCGTTTGCGATCAGGATGCCACCGCGCCCATTTGGGGCTATATCATCCGCGAGAAGGGGTTGATTGCCATCCTTGAAACCTCCGTCCAGCGGGCCATGGAGCGTTCCATCGAGGAAATCCCCGATCTGATTGTCATTGACTTAAACGCTCCACATGCTCAACGCATGGAACTGTGCCGTACATTCCGTTCCATAAGCGTCAGTCCAATCTTGCTTTTTCTGCCATATAATAACGAAACTGAGATTTTGGAAGCCTATCAGAATGGGGTGGATGAATGTGTGGTAAAGCCGATCAGCCCTGCAATCTTTCTTGCCAAGATCATGGCCTGGTCGCGGCGCAGTTGGAACGAACCAATGACACCCCGCAAAACGGGACGATTGCGCCTCGACCCATCTCATCGTTCAGCGGTCGGGTCAAACAAAACAGAGATCAAGCTGACCAATCTCGAGTTCCGGCTCCTGCATCTTTTGATGAGCCGTCCCGGTTACGTGTTTCCCGCCGAGGAGATCATCCAAACCGTGTGGGGCGCGGAAGGGGATATTGTCCTGCTTAAGAATGTTGTTTATCGCCTGAGAAAAAAGCTCGAAGAGGAGGCCGGTGAGACTCGCCTGATCAAGACCTGGCCCGGCGGTTATAGTTTCGTGAAGGATTAAAACGCCTCTTTCCAAACCCTTCGCCTGATTCTGTTTAATCGTCCGCTGCGCACCGAAAACCGACCTTGACCGAACTGCGCCCATAGTACGCATCTTCCGTTGGTTGTGCCCTTGCGTCGGGGCCTTCAAGAGAGTTGCGGTTTGAAAGGCGCAGGAAGATCCCGTCCTCCTGGAACGAACCGCCGCGGATCACACGCAGGTTGTTGAAGACCTCATCGTCAGCGGGTCCCGTTGGATTTTCAGCCGGGGATTTTGCGTAGTAATCCGGGCGGTAACGATCCGCCACCCATTCCCAAACATTTCCAGCCATATCCAGCACGCCAAATGGACTTGCACCTTCGGCGTACGACCCGACGCGGGTTGTGTCGCCAACGATGTTCAGCGAATTGGAATTATATTGATTCGGCAGTTCATCGCCCCAGGGATAGTTGCGTTTGTCATTCCCGCGCGCGGCGCGTTCCCATTCCGCCTCGCTGGGCAGGCGTCGTCCTGCCCAGCGACAATAGACATTTGCATCCCGCCAGGTTACATGGACAACGGGGTAATCCTGAAACTCGGGGTTGCCGAAATACTCTTCGCGGTTGTCGGAACGATTCTGGGCGGGCGGCCTGCACGAGCCTGCCTGCACGCACAAGGCATACATGCCATTGGTTACCTCCACCTGATCCATCCAAAACGCATTAAGATGGATTTCGTGTGCAGGCAGTTCGTCGTTTTTCCTCTGTACATCCATCCCGCCCATGATGAAGCTGCCTGCCGGGATCCAGAGTTGGGGCATTCCGTCTTTTGGGGAGATCCTCATCGCTTCGGGCGTGGACGTGGCCTGCGGCACAGGAGGAAGATGGGTTTTGGTTGGTGCGGAGGTGGGTGTCGACGGCGGAGCCGAAGTTGGGATTAATGCCGGCATTGCCGCTGGGGCGGGTTGACAAGCAGCGATAAACAAGACAATGATGGATTGGAGGATATTCTTTTTCATAAAACCTGTGGGCATTACGGCAGGAGTTGCATGGCATTGCGTGCCTGATCTTCAAAGAAATTGGGGTTGATGCTGTCCGCTTTTTGCCAGGCTTTGAGCGCGCCGGCGTTGTCGCCTTTGCGGTATAGGCCATATCCGTGCCATAACCACGCCTCTTCAGACATATCCGTGATCCCAATGGCATACTTGGTCAGCACGAGCAGGTCGTCGTTTCTGCCGGAATGGAAGTAGGCAAGGAATGGACCGAATTGGTAGCGGAACATGCGTAACGGAAGCCCGATCTCGCGCGCCCTGTCGTAGGCGAGGGCGGCTTCTTCGTAGCGTGCAAAGTAGGCGAGGTTGCTGCCGTAGTTGAACCAGTCAAAGGCGTCTGCGGAGTCGGTGACGGTGGCGGCCTGGGTGGCGTCCAATGTCCGTTGGCGGTTCAGGTTCGGGTCCCAGTCGGAGGCGAGCAGGGTTTTTATCTCGTCTTCATATTGCGGGAAGTACATCACCATGTAGAGGTTGTTGAAGGGTTTCCACTCTTCTTCGATGCGGGTATAGGAGATGGTCAGGTCTGGACCGCGATAGGAATCCTGCACGGTGAATTCCTGTTTTATATCGTCGTAGCCGGTGAGCAGGAGGTAGTGCGCCGCCCATAGATCGTCGGCGGGACCCAGCGCGTCGCCGGGGTTGAGCGATGTGACGCTTTCGACCATGACGGGATAGTTTGCGGCGAGCAGTCGTTTGAGGGTGTCGATGCTGCCACCCACACGGTATTCAAGGTTGAGCCAGCCCGCGCGCGTACGGACGTAATAGCGCATTTCCTCCGGGTTGACATTGCGGTCCTGCAAAATCGGTTTCACCACATCCGAAATATCGCTTTGACTTCCCTCCCAGCCATACATGTGCAGTGCCATGGAAAGGGTTGCCGGTCCGCAGTTATTGGGGGTTTGCTTTTCGTAGGGCGGCGATGGCATCGAGATCTGCGCGGGCAAGGGGGGAAAGGTGGCGGTGGGTGTGGCGGATGGGGGGAGTTGGGCGGCGGAGATACCGGTGGGAGCGGGCGTTGATGTGGAGAGTTGTGGTGTGACCGGCAATGCCGTCGGCACGGGACCCACAGGGTCGATCATGTTGCTTAAATAGATTCCGAACACTTCCACCCGCCATGACGCGCGTGATTTCACGTAGGGGATCTGGTACACCAAAACAGCCAGCAGGGCTGTGCCTGCCAGTGCCAGCATGATGTTTTTGTTTCGCCTGGACATGCTGGGGAGTTTACCACGCGTAAATGAAATGGTTTTAAGGTAAGGAATTGGGTGCTTGTTGAATCAAATGGGCATGGTTCGCGATTTTTGTCTTGACGAGCCACACTCTGGGAAGTATTATGAAATCAACCATGGAGAATGTACCTTTTATGACCCTTGACCCTGAAAATTTACGGGCTGCCATGCGTGCGTGGTCTGCCGGTGTGACGGTGGTGACCGCCGTGCATGAAGCCCAAAAGCATGGCATGACCGTAAACTCGTTCACATCCATTGCGCTGGACCCGGCCATGATCACCATTTCCCTGCGATCCGGTTCGCGTACGCATGAACTGGTTTCAAAATCGGGTACCTTCGGTCTGACCATTCTTTCCGAAGAACAGGCAGATATTTCGGATGTTTTTGCCGGGCGCCTCTCTGATGTGGAAAACCGTTTTTCAGGCTTGCAAACCAAAACATTGGTCACCGGTTCGCCCTTGATCGTGGGCGGACTGGCCTGGCTGGATTGCCGTGTGGTGGAGACCTTCCTTGCCGGCAGGAATACCTTGTTCATTGCAGAGGTGCTTGCCGCGCATGGCACAGGCGAGGGACAGCCGCTGGTATATCACAACCGAAAATATTGGCAGTTGTCCCAGTTGTCGTAGGGCGCAACCTGCATGGATGGCAAAATGTCTGCAAAATTAACGGATGGGGAAAAGCAAACGCTTTTGCGTCTTGTGCGCGAAGCCATCGAATACGCTGTAAAAGGAAAGCCTTTGCCGGCCTTGGATGATCAGCTTCTCACGCCGCTGCTGCGTGGGAACGGCGCCTCATTCGTGACCCTGACGGTCAACGATCAGTTGCGTGGCTGTATCGGCACACTGGAGGCCTATCAGCCGCTGGCGGAGGATGTTCGTGAACATGCGGTTGCGGCAGCCCTGGAAGATCCGCGCTTCCGCCCTGTGGAGGAGGGCGAATTGAGCAGGATCAGGATCGAGGTCTCGCGATTGACCGCCCCCCATCCGCTGGAATATTCCTCGAGCGAAGACCTTCTCAAAAAATTGAAACCGCATGTGGACGGCGTCATTCTGAAGGATCGATTTCGCCGCGCAACCTTTCTCCCGCAGGTTTGGGAGAAGATCCCGGACCCCGCCGATTTTCTCGATCAGCTTTGCCTGAAGATGGGCGCGCACAAAAAAATGTGGCGGGAGACAAAATTACAAGTTCATGTATAT of Anaerolineales bacterium contains these proteins:
- a CDS encoding GAF domain-containing protein, giving the protein MLAQKSIQRTVQLGFQRYAALISQILQWIVFIYQAVAVVVFLAGLFLANRWFQQPFLGAFYEHTMVFNGTGPAAADPAWALYQQVQVGDQLIAINDMPVRSSAETRQVLWARFPGEQIAATVLLQGGGQRTFEITLYPFPSSSRMVYFIVPSILGALFLAASLWIFGLRRNEPAGRAFSLFTSSLAIITGTYFNLITTHEFTMLWTLACGLVGGALINLALVFPIEPRALFARPYLRWSGIVVGLMLVVNAITKLFNFIQPAAYIRSWQYLYGFIAAGILFYIVMNVYHAFTAQSPVVKTQARAILVGTLFAFVPLGVWLATGFVRPVNFSPYLFLPLAIFPLVIGHTILRFRFLRTDDIVRRGFMYVLLTMIVVLGYAFLVTGAGLLFNMNLPANNAYLVGGYIFLIAIMLEPLRARLQSLVDTVFFRGERVFAEQLEDFSRKLTTALDLNSIGSILRDQIASTLTPSRVHVYTYDALNDFFSALPGDDRRSTSDIRFSSTSPLALYFETERLPLYLDNTVSLPSSLQSEQSRLALLGARLFIVLPGKDRPNGWLALGSRLSGQPYTPRDLRFLENLCDQASVAIERVQTVAHLERRIQEMNALTRVSQGVNVTLTFDDVLELIYAQTTQIIPASYFHITLYNKDSDYFYYGFCVENNERIEESENLPFSMNTGLGPEVIRKSRPILTQDYVRECQVRSHTPSLENVYAWMGVPLNAGAESIGALSVGSRDGATVYTRGQLELLQAIADQTAGAIVKARLLEETQQRAHQLSTLNEITRQLTSTLELGPLLQNILENAVGILRCEAGSLFLVDEQTGELVFRVTVGPVASNLVGQRLPPGTGIVGRAVETRSPMIENEDQLSANRFTGVDQQTGFVSRSLMAVPLQVKDRVIGVIEVINRRDGLPFLQDDQTLLTAFAGQAAVAIENARLYTLTDQELAARVEELSVMQRIDRELNASLEMDRAMRITLDWALRQSAAEAGLIGMLEDETKLRVMSHQGFDEQMEQLTDDTLTVELPAMSLALETGQPQQVAVGASQDKLLAASHTQMVIPIRRETAVIGLLYLESASDSQVDIDFLTRLTDHAAIAISNAQLYGEVQRANLAKSDFVSFVAHELKNPMTSIKGYTELLAGGAVGEINEMQNNFLNTIKSNVERMSTLVSDLNDNSKIEAGRLRLEYKATSAADLVDEVVRTLKRQIEEKGQRLEIIIPPSLPPMWADGTRVGQVLTNLLSNAYKYTPESGTLQVGVEEADNHWDPDGAPRVIHLWVKDSGIGMSAEDQQKIFQKFFRSEDPKAREAPGTGLGLNITKSLVEMQGGRIWFESEYRQGTTFHFTIPVAEE
- a CDS encoding FIST N-terminal domain-containing protein, with amino-acid sequence MASVGSAQALDGREAGLRAAHKALNRFGAGVPGFAIVIASHQYQPREVLSGAGSLLGDSPMIGFSSPAGLTQDGHHPHAVVVALLGGDFQADTLWLPGYAQSGRETASEVEKHASARVERQSMLFFADGFNGDAEQFCGGLSSSSMNIIGGLSSGDLHTGNSYQMAGSKTGSGGLAAAFLRGNLKIGVGTAHGWDPVGSQFRVTRSRGFWLRTLDGRPASETYAGLFGYPPRDWAFPPLNYLARLYPLGIEHGDDLVVRAPIRVEADGSFRMNATIRDGIDAFLLVGSRAACDRAARQAAQQALLQLGDVKPAFALVLVDVAWQMLLRAQPGAEIAAVQEILGDKLPIAGGYTLGQVTSTELKPPRFLNQHIVVIVFGEGSGKE
- a CDS encoding Fur family transcriptional regulator, which encodes MPCATEYAPALRSRGYRMTPQRMAILHVLYFSGAHLSPADVYEQARVELPGLTETTVYRTLEFLVKNGLVRAAHMGSGHLVYEIARHEHHHLKCRNCGSEMEVEHALLEKLYRQLESETGYRLTDSHITFFGLCPNCQKGE
- a CDS encoding energy-coupling factor ABC transporter permease, whose product is MLYAPAPLHIPDGFLNLVVSLVCWVITIIILGFAVSKTNKALGEKQIPLMGVMAAFIFAAQMINFPVAGGTSGHLLGGALAAVVLGPWAAMLVMTAVVAVQALLFQDGGLLVMGANILNMGLATAAIGYGLYRAVSNRSKAVKLSVAGVAAWLSVMAGALLTSLQLWLSGTSQLTIVIPAMLGVHALIGLGEALITVAALSFILQTRPDLLGEGSESAKGGRGWILSGGLIAVAVVLISPLASSDPDGLERVAINMGFIDAGLDAPYRIIPDYTLPFLGETALSTIMAGVIGVMVVGAVIVLIGRGMKAKS
- the cbiQ gene encoding cobalt ECF transporter T component CbiQ, with the protein product MHFDAFDRYHEKDSFLHRLDPRVKVVVTVVFIVSNALLPDGAWLAFISAWLFLLACNLLSKLGFGYTLKRSIIALPFALIAITVLFSIPGEPLTKFQFLFWELTITDNGLLRFVSILIRSWLSVQMAILLVAVTRFPDLVHALEHLRVPAVLTTIIAFLYRYLFVLVDEVFRLIRARESRSGAAPGSRSGGGVLWRAKVAGNMAGQLFLRSYERSDRIYNAMVARGYAGHLYTLNPHEMKSSDYYATAFAIAVIFILQVVGRF